From the genome of Periplaneta americana isolate PAMFEO1 chromosome 17, P.americana_PAMFEO1_priV1, whole genome shotgun sequence:
GGTTCAATGTCTGCCATAATGCGGGACAATTGTTTCATCAATACTCAGGTGTTCTGGAATGTCACAGATTTTGAATGACTtatttgttatttagtatatcgAAAATTGGCCTAACCTTATAATAGCGATTATAAGAAAttgccatattatcagcaaaatgCAGTCGTCTCATAATATCGTCAAAAGTATTCCACCTAATTGAATCAGAAATAAAAATGCTATGTAAATCTGGTAATGTACTCCAATAAAGTCGCCTGTGTGGATGTATATTATAGTCACAAATCAAAAGAATGccaagaaaaactaaaatattctCTTTTGTTGTAGAGTCAGTACATAGATTTTTCTGAATGCAGTACTTACTACTTTGGTCCATTATCAAGTCTAGAACTCTGTCGGATACATTAGCTGGAATGCATCCAACGGTGCTTTTAGCGTTTCCATTTGGTTGGGATGGTATGAAATTTTGAATGCCGAAATATTTTCCCCAATTCTGGTGGTGGTGCATTACTTTCGTTATCAGAATCGGAATCATATTGGGCGTCACTCTCTGAACAGGATCATTTTCCACTTTATCATCACTTTTTTCAGAGTCCTCATCTGTTTCGGCCTCAGGTTGCTCCCGTGGTGCAAGAATGGCAACATTCAGTCGTCAGTGACTCATTACTCCGTATTTACTTCATATGACGTATTTCATTGACAGTATACAGCCTGAActgaaaaaatattcaaatcactAGAGttataatatacatgactaaGTTATATCCCAGTGGTAGATAAACCTAAATGAAAGCTAACTGAGAGTTGACTAACGTGGTGTAATCCTTATAAAATTTATTGTACAGAAGAAGTCCAAATTGTTTAGTTAGTTTTGATACTTGCACCATCACTCATAAATCAAATACAAGCATGTATCTCTAATCGTAATGTACCTCCTCATGAAATAGGTTTGTTTCGATTTGACTATTCAATAATGGATTGTATACTTGTGACTATTTATAGACTGATAGTATATTTACTTCAGGATTGCAGCTAGGAATGAGAGGACTGTATCAACAGAATTGGCTAGTCTTCCTCTTGAAGAAAACGTGATTCCTAGGAAGTCTGGTTCCTCGGGAAAACCTGTGCGGACTCGTGAAGTTGAGAATCAGTTGGAATTACAAttgtctaaaatatgttcctcgtctgcaaaaaatctgaacaGTCATTCATCTATGGACATAGGCAAGAAACCTTTCAAAAGCGAAGTTTGTGCTAAGAATATTTCAAACTCGAAAAGTCGAAAAACTCAAGAAAGTCCGCACACCGGGGAGAAGCGtttcaagtgtgatgtttgtggtaaatatTGGTCCCAAGCGAGTCACCTAAGGGCCCATGTACGAGTGCactctggcgagaaacctttcaagtgcAATGCGTCTGGTAAGTTTTTCTCGGTGGCGTGTAACCTAAAAACCCATGGACGTGTGCactctggcgagaaaccttttaaatgtgatgtttgtggtaaatgttaCTCCCAAGCTGGTCACCTACAAACCCATAAACGTGTGCACTCTGgtgagaaacctttcaagtgCAATGTGTGTGGTAAGTTTTTCTCGCGGTCGGGTCATCTAAAAACCCATGGACGTGTGCactctggcgagaaaccttttaaatgtcatgtttgtggaaaatgttacTCCCAAGCGCGTCACCTACAAACCCATGAACGTGTGCactctggcgagaaacctttcaaatgtccTGTTTGTGGAAAGGGTTTTTTGCAGTCATGTGACCTAAAGGTTCACGAAAGTGTGCACTCTGCGAGTCACCTTTCAAATATGATCATTGTGGTAAGCGTTTCTCAAAGTCGGGTGACCTAAAAGGCCATGAACGACTTCACACTAGTCAGGAACCTTTCAAATATGATGTTTGTAGTAAGTGTTTCTCGCACTCGGGTAACCTAACAGCACATAAACTTATACactctggcgagaaaccttttaaatgtggtgtttgtggaaagtgttactCGCAAT
Proteins encoded in this window:
- the LOC138693177 gene encoding zinc finger protein 664-like isoform X3, with translation MDYKIEVNEASTEEGNLSHLQVTDMKTECVDQSYDIKSEIKVEDTTPVPISFPMVKTEDDERNIGDQNVTGIKEEYEDQIEDLASEIKFEDDPVQISFPVLKHEPEEVHSAFNEEPRVEVTAEDNEVFAERIAARNERTVSTELASLPLEENVIPRKSGSSGKPVRTREVENQLELQLSKICSSSAKNLNSHSSMDIGKKPFKSEVCAKNISNSKSRKTQESPHTGEKRFKCDVCGKYWSQASHLRAHVRVHSGEKPFKCNASGKFFSVACNLKTHGRVHSGEKPFKCDVCGKCYSQAGHLQTHKRVHSGEKPFKCNVCGKFFSRSGHLKTHGRVHSGEKPFKCHVCGKCYSQARHLQTHERVHSGEKPFKCPVCGKGFLQSCDLKVHESVHSASHLSNMIIVVSVSQSRVT